The sequence CTAGCCAATGGGTATGAGTTTTGCCCAACTTGAGAGGGAATTTCAAGTTACATGGGTAGGTTTTTACTTCTGCTCAAATCTAGTGGATCAGGCAAAACCCCCCTAcacaataatattattttttttgttctatttttggttttggtaaaaggaagaaaattttTCCCCCTTTTACCAATACcaaaattagaagaagaaaaaatactaGTATATAAGGGGCTTTGCCCGACTTCTGCATTTTCCCAAGAGAGCCAGTTAActcttccaaacaaaaaagcaaaaactcGGGTCAAGACAAGTTTAGTAGAGATTTATAAAATTCCGATTGAGCAAAGGAGTGGCTCACAGCCACCTAGGGCGGTGACCTATGGCTAGCCTCCACCAAAACAAGACTAACAAAAGGGCACCAATCTACTCAATATTAATCTTCTTTTCCCCAATTGTGGACAacgtttattttttattttttttttcaaactggTTTCAGAAGAATCTCATCCAATTCATATGgggcaattttttaaaatattttcatgtgtattaaatcaaataactcattaaattatttgaaagcACGGACACATGACTAAAGTACATTAGAATGGTTGTTAAATCACCACGTAGTGGGTTAAAATATCTcttctctaaactagtttgaaggTAGACTCTATCCATATTAAGTGTGCGTTTAAATACTgtctattttgttaaaaattaaaaacaagaaaaaaaataaaaaataaaaaagttactgtaGAGGCACGGGCTACAGTTCATTGGCCTAAATACACTGTTCATATCCCATGAATAGGACAAGaggcaatgagctaaaaaaaaaaaacgtaaaaatGCAAATGCAGCAGACAGTGAAACATACCCAAACGGAGCTTAATAATAGTTTACAAAGTAGACCGCAATCTTAGATACTGTTCAAGGATGCTTTGAAAGAATCAACAGGAGCAGGATTATTATGTCCTTAATGTAGTTTTAGAACACAATTAAACATTCAATAAGCTTAATTAAATAACACGTCCAAATCCTGTTGGTAGGTAAGCAAGCTAGGCTCTCTTGGGCAAATGCAGGAGTCACTGAATAAGATCCTCATTGTTCCTGGGCCACCTAATAGAAGTAACTTCTTGAttgaggaaagaaaagagagattaTCAGCACCAGTGGCTTTCACAAAATACTTCCCCAAAACACTAGCACATTTTATAGATCGTTACTAATCTTTACAAATCAGAAAATGATGCAATCAAACCTCACATAGTACACGTACTCATACAAAATACAACCTTATCGTCTTATAGTGCATTCATCAACTACATTTACAGCAGGATTGAGCACCCCACAAGTTTTATTAACTTTGCATCGCCCCAAATAAGCAAACCATGACGCTCACAGGCTGATTAATTTAAGAGAGTTCGCCTTCTCTTGCAGGGTATCGAGCAGGCTGTCAAAACTTTTCTTAAAGGAATCCACACCTTCAAGTTCAAGCTGGATGCCAACATCACTCCAGTCAATGCCCAATTTTTCGAGTGCATTGTAAACGCCTTCAGCCTCAGATACATTTGAATCAATTGTCCTTGAAACAGCACCATGATCAATAAATGCTTGAAGAGCTTGGTCAGGCATGGTTGACACCTAcacaaagaaaaatgacaacAAACATGAGGAGGAtgagtttttaatttaataaaattgagtttgaaaatCATGAACTTCCATTCTAATTTTCATCAAAGGCCATAAGCATATAATAAAATTGAGGTATGATAGATGTGTCAGCTCACCGTGTCAGGTCCAATGAGAGGAGCAACATATAAGGTGTCGGAGTAGGCAGGGTTCTTAACACTGGTTGAGGCCCACAGCAGCCTCTGCTTCTTGGCACCTTTTTTCACCAGAGCTTCCCATCTTGGACCAGAGAATTTCTTCTGGTAGAGCTTGTATGCCAAGGCTGCTTGAGCAACTGCAGCCTGAAAAGCAGTGATTAGCCATGACATTAGCAAATCTCTAAATTCTAGGTTTCTTCCCCCACAGGAAAAATAGAATTCACAATCTAGTTACCTTTCCTCGAAGATCAAGGGCCTCTGGGGTTCCAATCTTCTCAAGCTTCTTGTCAATGAGGGTATCTACTCGACTGACAAAGAAGGAAGCAACACTGGTTACTTTGGAGAGGTCATTTAAGCCAGAAGCTTCAAGACCATCCAAGTAAGCATCAATGACTGCTTCATATCTAGAAAGAGAGAATATGAGCTGTGCATACCCAACAGAAGGAGATGGTTAGAATGGTACCAAATGgaaatcaaatcaaaacttAGAAAATTATGATACAAGTTCATAATGCTACCACTTTATCTGTCACATAACCAAAATAACAACATGCTGTAAATATTCCATTTTTCGTCATGCATAGAATAGCTTTGTCAATCAAGGAGATCATGCTATTCCTTACAAAGACTGCCTCACTTAGTAATGGCCAAATAAACCCAGTATACTACAATCACTTTGTAATCATAATCTATTACGAGTGATGGTCCAATAGTACACTATAGACATAGAGAAGTGAAGGAGAGAGCCAAATACAGTCCAAGATCACATAAAACAAAACTACCAAAGTCTACCAAATGCTGTAGAGTTTCTTTTAAACTAAGCATAGATGTGTAGAATGAACTACTACTTACTGTCACATTCACGCTTATGCCAAGTGAAATAACATCCTTAATAGAGGGAATGCATGCAGCTGTAGCAGGAATCTTGATGTAAACATTGCGCCGATCAACCACTTTATGGAGCCATTTTGCAGCATCTACAGTCCCTTTAGTCTCGTCTGCAAGTCTGGGGGAAACTTCAACAGAAACATAACCATCAGCAGCATTTGTTTGATCATAAATTGGCTCAAAAAGTTTGCATGCATCTTGAATGTCCTTCACCACAAGTTCCCAGTACGCAGCTTCAATGTCTTTTCCTGATTGAACAAGTTCCCTGCAGATTCAAGTAATAAAAGGTTGGATTTATAGCCACATAAAGTACCTGCTGGAATGAAAATAATCAAAGAAAAGCACATCTAATTTCTAGATATCCGAAGTAAGCAGCAACCAGCACACTGGTAAGAGTTATGCATACATCacgccacacacacacacacacactacctGAATTGGTCATTGTAAGCATTTGAAGATGATATTGCTTTCTGGAAGATCTGCGAtcatgtatattaaaaaattagttacatGGGATTGGAAGTGATAAATTAAAACTGCATAAAAAGCATCCTTAGATACAATTCTATAAGTATAACTGATCTTGATGGTTTCATCCCACCCGCCCTccccaaagaaaaaagagcaaagttttaatattaataatatgtGCATAATTACCGCTGGGTTGCTAGTAACACCTCTAACACCACTTGCAATTAGAGGAAGCAGATCTGTAACAGGCCGGCAGAGGTTATCATACCATGGACTCTGCCCTTCCTTCTCATAGAGATCATGAAGAACTGTTCTCTTCACTGGAGTTCCATTTCCATCAGCATGGGAACACTTGACACTATAAGAACAACTAATATATAAGAatccaaagtttacaattcaaGATTAGAAGGACTACCATGCAACAACCACAGATTACaaatacatcaaaaaaaaaatatattattgcaATCTAAGATTTCAAAAACTAACTAACATAATATagaattaatttcaaaatattatgaaacGCTGAGTATCAAGATTTCAATGATATCTAGTAATCAAGAACCATGAGCGCATACAGAATTAAGCCTTACAAATGATGCATTTTGAATGGTATAGATTATGCATCGTAAGCAGGTAATCATTCACAATTCTGTGAGAACTTGAAAGGaaatcaatttttataaattttttgaaccAGAAGACCAACCAGTCCACAAACAGAGTGCACGTTTAAAGTTTGAGAAATTAAACAAACAGATGGAGATTGATTGTCACTCTTAGTATGTCTAAAAAATGCCACCTTTTCCAGGAGAATAACAAAGAACCCTCTTTTGTTCTAACAGTAAATCAAAGATCTTAACTCATTTTCCCTtgaaaaaatgaattgaaaaaaaaaaagggtgactGTCAAATTGCAAAATATGCACAATATGATTGTAAATCAGATCATTAccataataaaaatttcaaatcacaattACCACAAAGAGATGCACAAAAAAGCCACGATAACAATATTACCAGCTAAGAAAATAACGAGTGAAAGAGAAAACATACACCAAAGGGCCCCTCAAAGCTGGGTTGCTCCTCACGGCTAATTTGGAAGATGAAACTTTGGCGTTGAAATCACTGCTCCTATAGAAACCAATCAAGATCTTAGGCTGTGCAGATCTGGGTTTCAACGTAGAGGATACAGAGGCGGCATGGCTCGGAGTTGAGAGCCTGGAAATAGTAGCCATGGGGGATCAAACGCAACACAGACACAGAGGGTAGGTGAaggtgtgagagagagagagagggaggtttTTTGCGTGTTTATATATTACGCTATGATACAAACGATGATAGTGGACATGTACCTAGGACTATATATGGTTTTTTGCTTGTTTTGGTTGGTTCAAGTTTTACCcccttgtttctcaaaaaaaaaaaaaaaaggttttaccCCTTGATCCGTGTCAGCAAAATCAGCTCTCTATTTGACCAAACGGGCAGGTGGAGATTGTGAGAGGTGGCTGTCAATGTAAATAAGGTAGGAACATTTGgtgagttttgttttgttttctttgtgaCTTTTTGTACATTTGTGACCCTCATCTCATTGCTGACCAGCCTGACCTCGTAATTCCTTTCTATTAAATTAGATAAATCTGCTAATTTTGCTActttattatctatttatagtccctttttaacttttaaattttcacatttttttctcaattttttttaaggtttaagTATTTAGCAcacttttaacaaaatttttttagcaaaaagttaaataaattatttccaAACAAACACATAGAGCCACTTTAAGAGCCGACTTAAGCATTGTGGGGCCTAAGATAGCTACTTTAAGTGGGGAgtattcttatattttaaatattaataaaacatttatttaacttttgacatattttttttcatttaaaatatgtttttatagATGAAAATTACAAACAACATTTGTGTCTAGGATATTATTGAATTCTACGCCAAAACTGAGAAAACTTAACGGTCATTGTCACTTCAAATAGAAATAATCTTCTTTTTCtagtttttctttgataaaagaatttttatttttatttattgactaATATTTGAAGCTTAATTAATACTCTTATTGGTATGTAGATATttctatttgttaaaatttggggACCTTTTTTTTCATAGGAAGCTGTAGGATGTTCCTATTTGCTTCATACCTTTAGTCTGCCTTGGTCACTTCTcgtcaccaatttttttttataggaccCATCACCATTTTATTGGGTGTCAGTTAATATTTTGACAGGTTCACCataataaaagacaaaaaattataattacgTTGACAATtacttcaaaaagaaaattataatttgaactcAATATGTAATCCCTTCTATTTGCATTAagattttattacttatatttAGATATTAATATCCTCTTAAGAACTTGAAAGaagattttaagtttttaacattaaaaagggagaaaaaactCTTGCACTTATGTGATAGGATAAGAACAAGTGTTGTTACTCTATAtgaggagaaattataaggttctCATAGTGGACTGGTGAGGATGTGAAtgcattaaatatataaattaacaaTCTAGTTGAGGCAAATACATGATCTTGACAGGTGGAAAAATTAGGAACTAAAAACAtttaaagggggggggggggggggaggacagagaaagagaaattataGTAATTTTGGAAAATGAAACATTTTATCTCAACTTATAGTAATTTTATATTAGCTTTCATATACCAAAGGAAATGACTCATGTAAGAATTGTTTGTTTCGCATAAAAgtatattcttttctttgaaaACCTAGCTTGTCCTTTAACCAAGCATGCCTCAATTTAATTATAAGAGAACTCTAACTACTTATAATAACTTTATATTACATTTTGAATCTCTAAAATTGAGGCATGCCTCACCAAGTTTTACAAGAGTGTAAAAATCTGAAGAGTTTATATCAGGGGCAGAAGAAGACACTATTTTTTGTTGGCTAAAAAGACGAAGACAGAATTGTACAAGAGTTCTTTGAAGAATGGATGTGACTATGCACGTAAGACCTAAAGTTGAAActtagaaagagaaagaaagtttgTTCTGTTCTGTTTCTGTGTATTAATGTTAGGACGATTCTAATGGGACATGCATGCGTTCACAAGttgtatataactatatataccTAGCTGGCAGCTGGCAGCAGCCAGTAGGTAGGGTTTGAGTTCAACCCAATGACATTTTGATTTGGGTCAAAACTATCTAAAATTGAACGACCCATACAAGACCCATGACGGGGTTGGTTGATCCTAAAGTAcctcttggttttttttaacattaaaagtagattgtttgaatttttttgttggaacgattgattgattaattagtaACATGAAAAGTCATAAAAATATCAACAATTAAAGCTACTTGCAACTATTAAAAGTCAAAATAACTTCAACAAATTATATCCAAATTCAAGTCACAAGATTAACACAACTTATTACTCTCAATTAGAGGAGAAGtctttcctaaaaaaaattagaggagAAATATCACGTTTAGAGAAAATTGACCTCCAtagtattttaatatatatacacacacatatatgcaaCTACAAAAGcaccaaaatcaacaaaaaaaaaaaaaaaaagtcatcctATCAAGGTTATGTTAGTCAAGGGAAATATGGGAGTGATTTGTTTAACCTGGAGTCTGTTAGTCcacaataaaattcaaactatTAACCATGTTAAGTCAAGGTTGGCCATTGGGGTTGAATGTCAGTTTGACTAAAGTTTTGAATCGAAGAAGTGTCATTTCCTTAAATCTCAagtgaaaagtcaaactttttaagaaaatatcatttattgtcttgtctatcttataaaaatatacaaattcaCAAAACtgtccttaaataaatttatcagcttaaaaaaaaaagttatttttaatgaggcaactaaaaaggtgccctaattagattgattttttaaatatttgttagttttcttttcaaatagttttgaaaataaagtaggagtataataagaatattagtaaattaattgattttatttttagaaataggacaacattttgggacatcccaaaatggaatagaggacaaacaaactgGGACGGAGAGAGTAATAAATagcaataaaatatatattgaactTATTGATATGTTTGGAT comes from Castanea sativa cultivar Marrone di Chiusa Pesio chromosome 3, ASM4071231v1 and encodes:
- the LOC142629600 gene encoding uncharacterized protein LOC142629600, producing the protein MATISRLSTPSHAASVSSTLKPRSAQPKILIGFYRSSDFNAKVSSSKLAVRSNPALRGPLVVKCSHADGNGTPVKRTVLHDLYEKEGQSPWYDNLCRPVTDLLPLIASGVRGVTSNPAIFQKAISSSNAYNDQFRELVQSGKDIEAAYWELVVKDIQDACKLFEPIYDQTNAADGYVSVEVSPRLADETKGTVDAAKWLHKVVDRRNVYIKIPATAACIPSIKDVISLGISVNVTLIFSLSRYEAVIDAYLDGLEASGLNDLSKVTSVASFFVSRVDTLIDKKLEKIGTPEALDLRGKAAVAQAALAYKLYQKKFSGPRWEALVKKGAKKQRLLWASTSVKNPAYSDTLYVAPLIGPDTVSTMPDQALQAFIDHGAVSRTIDSNVSEAEGVYNALEKLGIDWSDVGIQLELEGVDSFKKSFDSLLDTLQEKANSLKLISL